The Leishmania panamensis strain MHOM/PA/94/PSC-1 chromosome 32 sequence genome window below encodes:
- a CDS encoding hypothetical protein (TriTrypDB/GeneDB-style sysID: LpmP.32.1800) codes for MRRSARLQKQTLHPPKNPVPLTANPLTRWSQRLPKWTDLSGTLTRVRVGLEGCHSAFNATNSVRTCLYFQTVSPPTFLRADSWKAIEHVQLRETAPTVLSACNVQKDVLSNSRVAFHSEMKSRMSDCGDTGPLSESLADGIALFGEEAYFSPPRYPPFGHGKIATVAPSESPLVALENFADRAQSVMRTRLPIAATQNDGGIRLVVGHENWGVRRSLLRTKDVTTPVPMADPTCATAPAGISESKSAPVADMVVYIPQYGTTSSLNVVTSLGIALFYCYIDANCPEAREIYSADSLSYSTADGAPANGASSSNELDELRRCLHQYQAFFSETLPAPVSSGSESALAATDALSPRPATPVVDTHVNTTPRGDHRPLHPVFYLRCLDEIQHQQRAYRQALLRYSRRCQVLTASPQPHTNASASLSSPPASYFGLSVLYENVYDQRNFGGLIRSANAFLVDYIFYVGRRKVNVVGAVGSHHYTPPMYLGALPDASTVAVPGDPRSASMSHEWAAEIHAKVEEAYEANAPRNWWLLDCGHDFLYEATLDVQLEHDGCEDEAAASSSASLQAFRRMKANGQVRSLCDSEASLREAIDDGLVLLIPQEGRLPHPGLMGLCTGVLTVLPEGTHFCENTGYAADDCSNGGGGHRGLPSQVASGIALQRLSAVCHPCLAAL; via the coding sequence ATGCGGAGATCTGCGCGACTGCAGAAACAGACCCTTCATCCTCCCAAGAACCCGGTCCCGCTCACCGCCAACCCGCTGACGAGATGGTCGCAGCGTCTGCCGAAATGGACGGATCTCAGCGGGACACTgacacgcgtgcgtgtgggtctGGAAGGGTGCCACAGCGCCTTTAATGCCACGAATAGCGTACGTACATGCCTGTACTTTCAAACAGTGTCCCCACCAACCTTCTTGAGGGCGGACTCGTGGAAGGCGATAGAGCACGTACAGTTGCGCGAGACCGCCCCCACTGTTTTGTCCGCCTGCAACGTTCAGAAGGATGTCCTCTCTAACTCAAGAGTAGCCTTTCATTCGGAAATGAAGTCGAGAATGTCTGACTGCGGCGATACTGGCCCCCTCTCTGAATCGCTAGCTGACGGCATTGCCCTGTTCGGCGAGGAGGCCTACTTCTCCCCGCCCCGCTACCCACCTTTCGGCCACGGCAAAATCGCGACCGTAGCGCCTAGTGAATCTCCGTTAGTGGCGCTTGAAAACTTTGCCGATCGCGCGCAGAGCGTCATGCGCACGCGCCTCCCCATTGCCGCCACTCAAAATGATGGAGGAATTCGCCTAGTTGTGGGACATGAAAACTGGGGCGTCCGCCGAAGTCTTTTACGGACCAAGGATGTCACAACGCCAGTCCCTATGGCCGATCCTACCTGTGCCACCGCCCCTGCTGGCATCTCCGAGTCAAAGTCTGCACCTGTCGCGGATATGGTAGTCTACATTCCACAGTATGGCACCACCAGCTCCCTCAACGTGGTCACATCCTTGGGCATAGCGCTGTTCTATTGTTACATAGACGCCAACTGTCCAGAGGCGCGCGAGATCTACTCAGCCGACTCTCTGTCTTACTCAACCGCTGATGGTGCACCAGCTAATGGTGCCTCTTCTTCCAATGAACTCgatgagctgcgccgctgtttACACCAATATCAGGCCTTTTTCTCCGAGACCCTTCCAGCCCCTGTGAGCTCCGGAAGTGAAAGCGCGTTGGCGGCCACGGATGCGCTGTCTCCTCGGCCAGCCACACCTGTTGTCGATACCCACGTGAACACAACCCCTCGCGGGGACCACCGTCCCCTTCATCCAGTCTTCTACCTGCGCTGCTTGGACGAAAtacagcatcagcagcgcgcgTACCGACAAGCTTTGCTGCGGTACAGCCGGCGATGCCAAGTGCTCACTGCATCCCCACAACCTCACACAAACGCGAGcgcgtcgttgtcgtcgccgccagccTCCTACTTTGGTCTCTCGGTCCTGTATGAAAACGTGTACGATCAGCGCAACTTTGGGGGCCTCATTCGAAGTGCCAATGCCTTCCTCGTCGACTACATCTTCTACGTTGGCCGACGCAAGGTTAATGTTGTCGGCGCTGTCGGCTCTCACCACTACACTCCACCCATGTACCTCGGTGCCCTGCCAGACGCATCAACTGTTGCAGTACCGGGCGATCCAAGGTCGGCGAGCATGTCGCACGAGTGGGCGGCTGAGATACACGCCAAGGTAGAAGAGGCATACGAAGCCAATGCCCCTCGAAACTGGTGGCTACTCGATTGTGGACACGACTTCTTGTATGAAGCGACCCTTGATGTGCAGCTGGAGCACGATGGCTGTGAGGACGAAGCGGCTGCATCTTCTTCTGCGTCGTTGCAAGCGTTTCGACGGATGAAGGCCAATGGACAGGTCCGCTCCCTATGCGACAGCGAGGCGAGCCTGCGAGAAGCGATTGACGACGGGTTGGTGCTACTCATCCCTCAGGAAGGCAGACTGCCGCATCCTGGGCTGATGGGATTGTGCACGGGTGTTCTCACGGTTCTTCCGGAAGGAACTCACTTCTGCGAGAATACTGGATATGCAGCCGATGACTGTAGTAATGGCGGAGGCGGTCACCGCGGTCTTCCTTCGCAGGTGGCAAGCGGCATCGCGTTGCAGCGTTTGTCCGCCGTGTGTCATCCATGCCTAGCCGCTCTCTGA
- a CDS encoding hypothetical protein (TriTrypDB/GeneDB-style sysID: LpmP.32.1810) → MQVEGNWKAAANLNLLLGLEHPPARLEKTLLTPQQCRVGSSGSVKVEARNTASFRSSSYCGLQDKSAPTIRKHVIDYYKEMLHRVPLWHGLVKTQTESAGWNKVVKPEPQDEDSVPGMDPQAGGTAPTFGGSLFRAVGILTQVQDPSALSVTTQQTPWEFYVVQNMDDDECYRHALQAMGQTNCKAEASFALLQDASHTGFSARTSGRLDSSTGRSSTGVAAKPAMGEAWEETRGRAVEADEEAAVRDGIRLSLYTRQVSRFTGLYPGMAVGIIGEPFQRSTRGVLTGILVREFVLPSRPMLPWRVDRPLLSASMTSNAGTGGLTDGSVSSVRIHFCSGPFPRRDVSALLRMVTCQALHRGADILVVGGPFIPPFASEFERDLLPSLGATFNEVMEGFVDILEETLKNYYSTRPLLPHMKVLLVSHRDDVTQVPVLPTTMYAIADTDDILIRSNPCRLSVNGVHVSVCNEDVVGDMRERMVERWPTAEGSLRRVVEALVNGRLYAPLYGFPVTTVDLKHLPHLRMDYVPPQNELLEMKPIAAVSTSNSAAKVRGRSDAESGDALTSTSSAISSRGWEAVFNVSAQPSTAMTGSVKEKIKRVKLEELAGDQEGEEEGGGAAIASGGLVIPSTAAAVPTTEYLPHIMFLPSSRPQFAIVTHQSEEVDGADLDNAASASGVLVVNQEVWSTRSSPTFQLRVAEVTIPNTDLVLRRGASSANGVACGVLHIYSA, encoded by the coding sequence ATGCAAGTGGAGGGCAACTGGAAGGCTGCAGCCAACTTGAATCTGCTTCTCGGCCTCGAGCACCCACCGGCGCGACTGGAGAAGACACTGCTCACTCCACAGCAATGCAGGGTCGGCAGTTCTGGCTCTGTCAAGGTGGAGGCGCGCAACACCGCCAGCTTCCGGAGCTCCTCCTACTGCGGCCTCCAAGACAAGTCGGCGCCAACGATTCGAAAGCATGTGATTGACTACTACAAAGAGATGCTACACCGCGTGCCCCTGTGGCACGGATTGGTGAAGACACAGACGGAAAGTGCTGGCTGGAATAAAGTGGTGAAGCCAGAGCCACAGGATGAGGATAGCGTCCCCGGAATGGACCCCCAGGCCGGAGGTACTGCGCCCACTTTCGGTGGGTCCTTGTTCCGCGCTGTTGGCATTCTGACGCAGGTGCAGGATCCGTCGGCGCTGAGTGTGACCACCCAGCAGACACCGTGGGAGTTCTACGTGGTACAGAACATGGATGACGACGAGTGCTACAGGCATGCGCTGCAGGCAATGGGGCAGACGAATTGCAAGGCAGAGGCGTCGTTCGCCCTACTTCAGGATGCATCACACACTGGCTTCTCAGCGCGGACCTCTGGTAGGCTGGATAGTAGCACTGGGCGTTCCTCTACAGGGGTGGCAGCGAAGCCGGCGATGGGTGAGGCATGGGAGGAAACGCGAGGGAGGGCCGTCgaggcggacgaggaggccgctGTCCGCGATGGGATTCGCCTTTCACTCTACACGCGACAGGTGTCGAGGTTCACTGGTCTGTACCCTGGGATGGCTGTCGGCATCATCGGCGAGCCGTTTCAGCGCAGTACCCGAGGTGTTCTCACCGGCATTCTCGTGCGCGAGTTCGTCCTACCATCGCGGCCGATGTTGCCATGGCGGGTGGACCGACCACTGCTATCTGCGTCCATGACATCGAATGCTGGTACGGGCGGCCTTACCGATGGCAGCGTCTCTAGTGTGCGCATCCACTTCTGCAGTGGGCCGTTCCCACGGCGCGacgtgtcggcgctgctgcgcatggtCACCTGCCAAGCTCTGCACCGAGGTGCAGATATACTGGTTGTTGGTGGCCCTTTTATCCCCCCCTTCGCCAGCGAGTTTGAGCGCGACTTGCTGCCGTCGCTAGGCGCGACATTCAATGAGGTGATGGAGGGATTTGTGGACATACTGGAAGAGACGCTGAAGAACTACTACTCTACGCGACCGCTGCTACCACACATGAAGGTGCTGCTCGTATCGCACAGGGACGACGTCACACAAGTCCCTGTGCTGCCCACCACCATGTATGCGATCGCCGACACAGACGACATCCTCATTCGCTCGAACCCATGCCGACTGTCAGTCAACGGGGTGCACGTGAGCGTATGCAACGAGGACGTCGTCGGTGACATGCGGGAGCGCATGGTGGAGCGCTGGCCGACCGCCGAGGGTAGCCTGCGGCGCGTTGTTGAGGCGCTGGTGAACGGGCGTCTGTATGCGCCGCTCTACGGATTCCCAGTGACGACGGTGGATTTAAAGCACCTCCCACACCTACGCATGGACTACGTGCCACCGCAGAACGAGCTGCTTGAGATGAAGCCCATAGCGGCTGTGTCGACGAGCAACAGTGCTGCTAAAGTCCGTGGCCGTAGCGACGCTGAAAGCGGCGATGCCCTCACGAGCACGTCGAGCGCCATCTCCTCTCGTGGTTGGGAGGCTGTGTTTAATGTTTCAGCACAACCTTCCACCGCCATGACGGGGAgtgtgaaggagaagatAAAACGTGTCAAGCTGGAGGAACTCGCCGGTGAccaagagggggaggaggagggtggtggtgcagcgatCGCGTCCGGTGGCCTAGTGATCCCATCGACAGCGGCTGCTGTACCTACGACGGAGTATCTGCCTCACATTATGTTCCTCCCTTCAAGTCGCCCGCAGTTTGCTATTGTCACCCACCAAAGCGAGGAGGTCGACGGCGCCGATCTCGACAACGCGGCAAGCGCGTCGGGGGTTCTGGTCGTGAACCAGGAGGTGTGGTCGACGCGCTCGTCACCGACGTTTCAACTCCGCGTGGCGGAGGTCACAATTCCGAATACAGACCTCGTGCTGCGGCGTGGCGCTTCGTCTGCTAACGGTGTCGCGTGTGGGGTCCTGCACATCTACAGCGCATAA
- a CDS encoding coatomer epsilon subunit, putative (TriTrypDB/GeneDB-style sysID: LpmP.32.1820), whose protein sequence is MTDVLFDVRNALIVGNYHQAIADGSTARALSSKPADVSAFNTEKNALIALGNIGLGQSDTVISQLRSESDPLLVTIRKWAELMCAMRDYGVFSDQAASATEALQNDAEKVAAGALYKAVFAATALLFQQDVIGALTLAKKWLGELPNPEGALAMRYTVELHGIAVEALLRLNRPDEAAEEVKRMEQVDGEAIVTLLYSGIVALHQAAVDVLMANYNSAVSAFKEVQLRCGQSVMVSNLMALAHMGLKDYDAAERSLLDALTVRSNDEATLANLAAVTACKAKSLDDAERYIQQAASTHGTWGDAYHAKERNLDEAVSAFMMEA, encoded by the coding sequence ATGACGGACGTCCTCTTTGATGTGCGCAACGCCCTCATTGTGGGCAACTATCACCAGGCGATCGCTGATGGCAGTACTGCGCGAGCCCTCTCGAGCAAGCCAGCTGATGTGTCCGCCTTCAACACGGAGAAGAACGCTCTGATCGCTCTGGGTAACATCGGCCTTGGACAAAGTGATACCGTCATCAGTCAGCTACGCTCGGAGAGCGACCCGCTGCTCGTGACGATCCGCAAATGGGCGGAGTTGATGTGCGCTATGCGTGACTACGGTGTCTTCTCTGATCAGGCCGCGAGCGCcaccgaggcgctgcagaatGACGCGGAGAAGGTGGCGGCAGGCGCTCTCTACAAGGCTGTATTTGCTGCCACAGCCCTACTGTTTCAGCAGGATGTGATTGGGGCGCTGACGCTGGCGAAGAAGTGGCTTGGCGAGCTGCCGAATCCGGAGGGTGCGCTGGCCATGCGCTACACAGTGGAGCTGCACGGCATAGCGGTAgaagcactgctgcggctgaaCCGTCCAGACGAGGCGGCCGAAGAGGTGAAGCGCATGGAGCAGGTGGACGGCGAGGCGATCGTGACCTTACTGTACAGCGGCATTGTCGCCTTGCATCAGGCTGCAGTTGATGTGCTCATGGCTAACTACAACAGCGCCGTATCCGCTTTCaaagaggtgcagctgcggtgtGGGCAGAGCGTCATGGTATCAAACTTGATGGCCCTGGCGCACATGGGTCTCAAGGACTATGACGCGGCGGAGCGTTCGCTGCTTGATGCGCTGACCGTCCGCTCCAATGATGAGGCCACACTGGCGAacctcgccgccgtcactgcCTGCAAGGCGAAATCTCTCGACGACGCCGAGCGCTACATTCAGCAGGCGGCTTCGACTCATGGTACATGGGGTGACGCCTACCACGCCAAGGAGCGCAACCTCGACGAAGCTGTTAGCGCCTTCATGATGGAGGCGTAG
- a CDS encoding zinc finger protein 2, putative (TriTrypDB/GeneDB-style sysID: LpmP.32.1830), with translation MNSYVGGYNTHRRGYAPMAPPPMQMPSGWEMAYTPNGEIYYIDHNTRTTHWQLPAEYSMQPPMCSYRGPQRQRRGIDRSKAKTKMCMNIENGGTCSYGSNCAFAHSSEELSTHPHFNPAADSGSYPK, from the coding sequence ATGAACTCCTACGTCGGTGGGTACAACACCCATCGCCGCGGCTACGCGCCAATGGCTCCCCCGCCGATGCAGATGCCTTCTGGCTGGGAGATGGCGTACACTCCCAACGGCGAGATCTACTATATTGATCACAATACGCGCACCACTCACTGGCAACTGCCGGCAGAGTACAGCATGCAGCCGCCCATGTGCAGCTACCGTggcccgcagcgccagcgtcgcGGTATTGATCGTAGCAAGGCCAAGACGAAGATGTGCATGAACATCGAGAATGGCGGGACTTGCTCGTACGGTTCTAACTGCGCTTTTGCCCACTCTTCAGAGGAGCTCTCAACCCACCCTCACTTTAATCCGGCTGCTGATTCCGGGAGCTACCCGAAGTAG
- the PUF7 gene encoding pumilio/PUF RNA binding protein 7, putative (TriTrypDB/GeneDB-style sysID: LpmP.32.1840), with protein MPGMRLDFLKNPAQRVATGKSLPLKQVEAIVLYGKPAQRAKVVQKLLPAVYGLSLNKTTHHILLTLLDHCDNMDRVKMLYHVRRKLLDLAQSPVGNSVLQRMLEKMPVRQKKDIAEAFVLNVDEDEFKRLCEHPFGNHVAQKLMEVPECVEVVLPHFLPHLKSLSFHLYGMRVVSKYVESVADGCSRTVEALFPSYAEADPEGDEAAIAASDTLDKAVQSLFRFSEESLVLTALLRHIRTPVEVKDAMAAHLSEYAADYLLPPTPVQEGAAKKGGDDEEDYGLPDFGLLGSSAKLAGATNTPTNVHVYCAILEHGDDVQRADVWAALSTNADILHAITHTKGAVLVGVAAVRFVEAARKTLLDALLVSATATSPSNGNDTGSSTASAAHTASPSKPSRKASKRTTTTRSDEAAFSSHGDTAKSSIVDVATDPVRSVLLRTFVEVARDTVAEKHTQLLVDQAVTLAQNSVSSPVLQKLVETDLTGGFASALLAVLLKSVEFTNLVTHPAASFLLQSILQFSPEGVRAPLVEALSNYYAGHLHEALSHAQGSRVMQKLLAYAPDVTVIQTVHQLISDAAKEEEVVVVQAKCTNGSNTDAVEAAAAGHTAKTTEATKVSRKEQRVMNRSKHYEVLSHALLSYALHTHACYVIRALLREVRTRQLDRERKLLMNELKPHVFELAVSPWAGRVVLDAMMTVGSAQLADAMKNVAFLRAEEWLSDVSEKKRHSNSVDPTLRNILKRQREEIDKGVESKSTVTQSSGAEGKGAPAHKKKRLFRSVKK; from the coding sequence atGCCTGGAATGCGTCTGGATTTTCTCAAGAACCCTGCGCAGCGCGTCGCAACGGGGAAGTCGCTGCCACTAAAACAGGTGGAGGCGATTGTGCTGTACGGCAAGCCGGCGCAGCGAGCCAAGGTGGTACAGAAGCTCCTTCCAGCCGTCTACGGACTCTCGCTCAACAAGACGACGCACCACATTCTCCTGACGTTGCTGGACCACTGCGACAACATGGATCGCGTGAAGATGCTCTACCACGTACGTAGGAAACTGCTAGACCTGGCACAGTCGCCGGTTGGCAactcggtgctgcagcgcatgctAGAAAAGATGCCAGTACGCCAGAAGAAGGACATTGCTGAGGCGTTCGTGCTGAacgtggacgaggacgagtTTAAGCGTCTCTGCGAGCATCCTTTTGGCAATCACGTTGCGCAGAAGCTGATGGAGGTGCCGGAGTGCGTCGaagtggtgctgccgcacttTCTGCCACATCTGAAGAGCCTCAGTTTTCATCTGTATGGGATGCGGGTAGTGTCCAAGTACGTCGAGTCTGTCGCTGATGGCTGCAGCAGAACCGTTGAGGCGCTGTTTCCGTCGTACGCGGAGGCGGATCCGGAAGGCGACGAAGCTGCGATTGCCGCTTCCGACACGCTAGACAAGGCCGTACAATcgctcttccgcttctctgAGGAGTCGCTCGTGctcacggcgctgctgcgtcataTTCGCACCCCGGTCGAGGTGAAGGACGCCATGGCAGCGCATCTCAGCGAGTACGCGGCGGACTACCTGCTGCCCCCCACGCCAGTGCAGGAAGGCGCAGCGAAGAAGGGCGGTGACGATGAGGAGGATTATGGTTTGCCTGACTTTGGCCTTCTCGGGAGCTCTGCGAAGCTTGCAGGGGCCACTAACACACCCACCAACGTTCATGTCTACTGCGCAATTCTTGAGCACGGTGACGATGTGCAACGTGCCGACGTGTGGGCTGCACTATCTACCAATGCCGATATTCTGCACGCCATCACGCACACAAAAGGGGCGGTGCTTGTTGGCGTGGCAGCCGTGCGCTTTGTGGAGGCAGCGCGCAAGACGCTCTTGGATGCCTTGCTGGTGTCAGCGACTGCCACTTCTCCTTCAAACGGCAACGACACGGGCTCGAGTACCGCTAGCGCTGCCCACACCGCCTCTCCTTCGAAACCCTCCAGAAAGGCCTCCAAAAGGACGACGACAACCAGGAGCGACGAGGCGGCGTTCTCTAGTCACGGCGATACTGCCAAGAGCTCCATTGTGGACGTGGCCACTGACCCGGTGCgctcggtgctgctgcgcaccttCGTCGAGGTCGCACGCGATACCGTGGCCGAGAAACACACTCAGCTCCTCGTAGACCAGGCTGTTACACTCGCGCAGAACTCCGTCAGCTCCCCAGTGCTGCAGAAACTGGTGGAAACGGACCTCACCGGCGGGTTTGCGAGCGCCCTTCTGGCAGTGCTTCTCAAGTCTGTTGAATTCACGAACCTCGTCACACACCCCGCAGCGTCCTTTCTCTTGCAGTCGATCCTTCAGTTTTCCCCAGAGGGAGTGCGCGCACCGCTAGTGGAGGCCCTCTCGAACTACTACGCGGGACACCTGCATGAGGCTCTCTCTCACGCGCAGGGCTCGCGTGTCATGCAGAAGCTACTCGCCTATGCTCCTGACGTGACAGTGATACAGACCGTGCACCAGCTCATCTCCGAcgcagcgaaggaggaggaggtggtggtggtgcaggcaaAATGCACCAACGGCAGCAATACTgacgcggtggaggcggccgcggcgggtCACACGGCGAAGACGACCGAGGCGACAAAGGTGAGCCGCAAAGAACAGCGGGTGATGAACCGGTCCAAGCACTACGAGGTTCTCTCTcatgcccttctctcctacGCTTtgcacacgcatgcgtgtTACGTCATACGGGCACTTCTGCGAGAGGTGCGTACACGCCAACTCGACCGCGAGCGCAAGCTTCTCATGAACGAGCTGAAGCCTCACGTCTTCGAGCTGGCCGTCTCACCGTGGGCCGGCCGCGTGGTCCTGGACGCTATGATGACTGTTGGCAGTGCGCAGCTCGCGGACGCCATGAAGAACGTCGCTTTCCTGCGTGCCGAGGAATGGCTATCAGATGTAtcggagaagaagcgccacagcaacagtGTTGATCCGACACTGCGCAACATCCTGAAGCGACAGCGCGAGGAGATTGACAAGGGCGTGGAGTCGAAGAGCACTGTGACGCAGTCGAGCGGCGCCGAGGGGAAgggcgcacctgcgcacaagaagaagaggctcTTCCGCTCCGTGAAGAAGTAG
- a CDS encoding hypothetical protein (TriTrypDB/GeneDB-style sysID: LpmP.32.1850) translates to MRGRRNIRVAATSISPVAVSPPKLSGAAKSAEASLVFSAHSLVIPGAPNRDAAETNTEDEAIFKDFFRATQRHYYVSAEESIRSHLLAGEEVAFTNLIIEALQARAELLAGDEAAELVIRAARERAEQRRVMMEEIEKEVALRMHDQRTAELLAIEFEALLPAHAAGCERIRCEETTDLSELFRWEKEYRPLGAGCFIKAPEVDRRLTSARRRTSKPPFPGSRLPLVRGSGRALSVRSSREYLAQLQQKSASSRFSGAALCPLATTTTGAAATPGSLLDGTLLATDEALFEEEGRARLQAERNRRHAELCEQRQVKDLQKAAADARECVLAEESTCWMQITRLIVDGIYAAQEATRNREKREAVEGAAAAQRATQKQAVKERLLRQRGLSVPKSNEGEGDVASVERQVTRASTEEGAHLPKQQAAAPDSATLAQPRRGSSTSTVPDAFSPTSASLVNHSSGALPESENTPGEACVVVGHDLAHLRLIAGEITDQNACKELTALTKRETETELGGEVEGEVGLCGGR, encoded by the coding sequence ATGCGTGGGCGGCGGAATATTCGGGTAGCCGCTACGAGCATTTCGCCTGTCGCGGTTTCTCCGCCCAAACTGAGCGGTGCGGCGAAATCAGCTGAGGCCAGTCTGGTCTTTTCAGCGCACAGCCTGGTCATTCCAGGTGCACCAAACCGAGATGCTGCAGAGACTAATACCGAAGACGAGGCCATTTTCAAGGATTTCTTTCGTGCAACGCAGCGCCACTATTATGTCTCTGCGGAGGAGAGTATTCGCAGTCACCTTCTcgccggcgaggaggtggcttTCACAAACCTGATTATCGAGGCGTTGCAGGCACGCGCCGAACTCCTTGCTGGAGACGAGGCAGCAGAGCTTGTGATCAGGGCCGCACGGGAGcgcgcagagcagcggcgagtcATGATGGAGGAGATTGAGAAAGAAGTGGCCTTGCGGATGCACGACCAGCGCACTGCAGAACTCCTGGCCATCGAGTTCGAGGCGCTGCTACCGGCCCACGCTGCCGGCTGCGAGCGCATCCGATGTGAAGAGACCACCGACCTCAGTGAGCTTTTTCGCTGGGAGAAGGAGTACCGCCCTCTGGGGGCCGGGTGCTTCATCAAAGCCCCCGAGGTGGATCGTCGCCTCACGTCTGCCAGACGTCGTACCAGTAAACCGCCATTTCCAGGGAGCAGATTGCCACTGGTGAGGGGCTCTGGTCGTGCCTTGTCGGTGCGCAGCTCCCGGGAGTATTTGGCCCAGTTGCAACAAAAGAGCGCGTCAAGCCGCTTTTCTGGTGCTGCGCTCTGCCCGCTGGCGACCACCACGACTGGGGCCGCGGCGACACCGGGGTCTCTGCTGGATGggacgctgctggcgacTGATGAAGCCCTCTTTGAGGAGGAAGGGCGGGCGCGCCTTCAGGCAGAGAGGAACCGGCGCCACGCAGAGCTTTGCGAGCAGCGCCAAGTGAAGGACCTTCAGAAGGCCGCGGCAGATGCGCGCGAGTGCGTGCTCGCCGAGGAATCAACGTGCTGGATGCAAATCACGCGCCTTATAGTGGACGGCATCTATGCAGCGCAGGAAGCGACGCGGAACCGGGAAAAGCGTGAGGCTGTCGagggcgccgccgcggcgcagcgtgcaACGCAGAAGCAAGCAGTCAAGGAACGTCTGTTGCGTCAGCGAGGACTCTCGGTGCCTAAGTCCAACGAGGGCGAGGGCGATGTCGCAAGCGTTGAACGACAGGTTACGAGAGCGAGCACCGAGGAGGGAGCTCATCTTCCAAAGCAACAGGCAGCTGCACCCGATTCAGCTACACTTGCACAACCTAGGCGGGGCAGTTCCACTTCTACTGTACCGGATGCCTTCTCTCCGACGAGCGCCTCGCTTGTGAACCACTCGAGCGGCGCGCTGCCAGAGAGTGAAAACACACCGGGAGAGGCATGTGTTGTCGTAGGTCATGATCTTGCGCATCTGCGTCTGATTGCAGGCGAGATTACCGACCAGAATGCATGCAAGGAGCTCACCGCGCTAACAAAACGTGAGACTGAGACAGAACTCgggggtgaggtggagggagaggtagGTCTCTGTGGAGGGCGCTGA